From a region of the Actinomadura luzonensis genome:
- a CDS encoding HD domain-containing protein, whose amino-acid sequence MSRDPLRPLLQAAGDRLDAEGLRKVRRAYAVAAHWHRDQRRHSGDPYITHPVAVAVILAEQGADHETLCAALLHDLLDGTACPEAELRREFGDRTVTLVLGLTELGRRSGPPAPGEFDDRVLLLKLADRLHNMRTLRWLPEVRRRAKARETLESFVPVAERLGWERAGRELQRLAAAHLPGRMSFAVLRTGAVLLPRRARGRWLEEWLGELHALPGRRARARFALGLLAGMPRMAAALRHRDVPGGPRRVRAPRGRGGGGDRRG is encoded by the coding sequence ATGAGCCGCGACCCGCTCCGTCCCCTGCTGCAGGCCGCCGGTGACCGCCTCGACGCCGAGGGGCTGCGGAAGGTGCGGCGCGCCTACGCGGTGGCCGCCCACTGGCACCGGGACCAGCGCCGCCACAGCGGCGACCCCTACATCACCCACCCGGTCGCCGTCGCCGTGATCCTCGCCGAGCAGGGGGCGGACCACGAGACGCTGTGCGCGGCGCTGCTGCACGACCTGCTGGACGGCACGGCCTGCCCCGAGGCGGAGCTCAGACGCGAGTTCGGCGACCGGACCGTGACGCTGGTGCTCGGCTTGACGGAGCTGGGGCGGCGGAGCGGGCCGCCCGCGCCGGGCGAGTTCGACGACCGCGTGCTGCTGCTCAAGCTGGCCGACCGCCTGCACAACATGCGGACCCTGCGCTGGCTGCCCGAGGTGAGACGCCGCGCCAAGGCGCGCGAGACGCTGGAGTCGTTCGTGCCGGTCGCCGAGCGGCTCGGCTGGGAGCGCGCCGGCCGGGAGCTCCAGCGGCTGGCCGCCGCCCACCTGCCGGGGCGGATGTCGTTCGCGGTCCTCCGCACGGGCGCGGTGCTGCTGCCCCGCCGGGCCCGCGGCCGCTGGCTGGAGGAGTGGCTCGGCGAGCTGCACGCACTCCCCGGCCGCCGGGCGCGCGCCCGCTTCGCCCTCGGCCTGCTCGCGGGGATGCCGCGCATGGCGGCGGCCCTGCGGCACCGGGACGTGCCCGGAGGCCCGCGGCGGGTGCGGGCGCCGCGGGGCAGGGGCGGGGGCGGGGACCGGCGCGGGTAG
- a CDS encoding PadR family transcriptional regulator encodes MTGDAPRMTAPTQAVLRVLLQAPAQQRYGLELCELAGLPGGTVYPILARLERLGWVESRWEDPSAHERAGRPRRRYYRITPDGAERARDAVARAYRSRRLAVPAWLPGHGGAS; translated from the coding sequence ATGACAGGCGACGCGCCCCGCATGACCGCGCCGACGCAGGCCGTCCTGCGCGTCCTGCTCCAGGCCCCCGCTCAGCAGCGGTACGGGCTGGAGCTGTGCGAGCTGGCCGGGCTGCCCGGCGGCACCGTCTACCCCATCCTGGCCCGGCTGGAGCGGCTCGGCTGGGTCGAGAGCCGCTGGGAGGACCCCTCCGCCCACGAGCGGGCCGGCCGCCCCCGCCGCCGCTACTACCGCATCACCCCGGACGGCGCCGAGCGGGCCCGTGACGCCGTCGCCCGCGCCTACCGCTCCCGCCGCCTGGCGGTCCCGGCGTGGCTGCCCGGCCACGGAGGAGCGTCATGA